In Cupriavidus basilensis, one genomic interval encodes:
- the hisB gene encoding imidazoleglycerol-phosphate dehydratase HisB, producing MRVAEVTRNTSETQIRVSLNLDGTGRQKLASGVPFLDHMLDQIARHGMFDLEVEASGDTHIDDHHTVEDVGIALGQAVAKAIGDKKGITRYGHSYVPLDECLSRVVIDFSGRPGLEFHVPFTRARVGSFDVDLTIEFFRGFVNHAAVTLHIDNLRGINAHHQCETVFKAFGRALRMAVEMDPRAGNTIPSTKGTLVG from the coding sequence ATGCGTGTTGCAGAGGTCACCCGCAATACTTCGGAAACGCAAATTCGCGTTTCGCTGAATCTCGATGGCACCGGCCGCCAGAAACTGGCGTCCGGCGTGCCGTTCCTCGACCACATGCTGGACCAGATCGCCCGCCATGGCATGTTCGACCTCGAGGTCGAAGCCAGCGGCGACACCCATATCGATGACCACCACACGGTGGAAGACGTCGGTATCGCGCTCGGCCAGGCCGTTGCCAAGGCCATCGGCGACAAGAAGGGCATCACCCGCTACGGCCACAGCTATGTGCCGCTGGACGAATGCCTGTCGCGCGTCGTGATCGACTTCTCCGGCCGCCCGGGCCTGGAGTTCCACGTGCCGTTTACCCGCGCGCGGGTGGGCAGCTTCGACGTGGACCTGACCATCGAGTTCTTCCGCGGGTTCGTTAACCATGCCGCGGTGACGCTGCATATCGACAACCTGCGCGGCATCAATGCCCATCATCAATGCGAAACCGTGTTCAAGGCCTTCGGCCGCGCGCTGCGCATGGCGGTGGAAATGGATCCGCGCGCCGGCAACACGATTCCGTCGACCAAGGGCACCCTCGTCGGCTGA
- the hisI gene encoding phosphoribosyl-AMP cyclohydrolase: MAKKWLNKVKWDDNGLVPVIVQEVGSNDVLMFAFMNREALQRTAEIGEAVFWSRSRKRLWHKGEESGHVQKVHEMRLDCDEDVVLLKVTQNDGIACHTGRHSCFFQKFEGDAESGDWQTVEPVLKDPSTIYAAKP; this comes from the coding sequence ATGGCAAAGAAGTGGCTCAACAAGGTTAAGTGGGACGACAACGGCCTGGTGCCGGTGATCGTCCAGGAAGTCGGCTCGAACGACGTGCTGATGTTTGCGTTCATGAACCGCGAAGCGCTGCAGCGCACCGCGGAGATCGGCGAGGCCGTGTTCTGGTCGCGCTCGCGCAAGCGCCTGTGGCATAAGGGCGAGGAATCCGGCCACGTGCAGAAGGTGCACGAGATGCGCCTGGATTGCGACGAAGACGTGGTCCTGCTCAAGGTCACCCAGAATGACGGCATCGCCTGCCACACCGGGCGCCATTCCTGCTTTTTCCAGAAGTTCGAGGGCGACGCCGAGAGTGGTGACTGGCAGACCGTCGAGCCCGTGCTCAAGGATCCGTCCACCATCTACGCGGCCAAGCCATGA
- the hisC gene encoding histidinol-phosphate transaminase: MSVVQPSLIERIIRDDVRAMGAYHVPDSHGLVKLDAMENPYQLPDALRAKLAARLAEVALNRYPVPSSEVLRARLKTVMDVPAGMDVLLGNGSDEIISMLSLAAAKPGAKVLAPVPGFVMYAMSAQFAGLEFVGVPLKADFTLDRAAMLAAMAEHQPAIIYLAYPNNPTGNLFDADDMEAIVRAAQGETCQSLVVVDEAYQPFAQDTWMPRLAEFGNLLVMRTVSKLGLAGIRLGYLAGAPAWLSQIDKVRPPYNVNVLTEATALFVLEHVDVLDQQAAQLRAERATVASALAALPGVTVYPSAANFLLVRVDDSARVFDGVLARKVLIKNVGKMHPLLANCLRVTVSTPEENAQFLAAFQAALQD; this comes from the coding sequence ATGTCCGTAGTGCAGCCTTCCCTGATCGAACGCATCATCCGTGACGACGTACGCGCCATGGGCGCCTACCATGTGCCGGATTCGCACGGTCTGGTGAAGCTGGACGCGATGGAGAACCCTTACCAGCTGCCCGACGCGCTGCGCGCAAAGCTGGCCGCGCGGCTGGCCGAGGTGGCGCTGAACCGCTATCCGGTGCCGAGCAGCGAAGTGCTGCGCGCGCGCCTGAAAACGGTCATGGACGTGCCCGCGGGCATGGACGTGCTGCTGGGCAACGGCTCGGACGAGATCATCAGCATGTTGTCGCTGGCCGCCGCCAAGCCGGGCGCCAAGGTGCTGGCACCGGTACCGGGCTTCGTCATGTACGCCATGTCCGCCCAGTTTGCCGGGCTGGAATTCGTCGGCGTGCCGCTCAAGGCGGATTTCACGCTCGACCGGGCCGCCATGCTCGCGGCCATGGCCGAGCACCAGCCGGCTATCATTTACCTGGCCTACCCCAACAATCCCACCGGCAACCTGTTCGATGCGGATGACATGGAAGCCATCGTGCGCGCCGCCCAGGGCGAGACCTGCCAGAGCCTGGTGGTGGTCGACGAGGCCTACCAGCCGTTCGCCCAGGATACCTGGATGCCGCGCCTGGCCGAGTTCGGCAACCTGCTGGTGATGCGCACCGTGTCCAAGCTGGGCCTGGCTGGCATCCGGCTGGGTTACCTGGCCGGTGCGCCGGCCTGGCTCTCGCAGATCGACAAGGTGCGCCCGCCGTACAACGTCAATGTGCTGACCGAGGCCACCGCGCTGTTCGTGCTGGAGCATGTCGACGTGCTGGACCAGCAGGCCGCGCAACTGCGCGCCGAGCGTGCCACCGTGGCCAGCGCACTGGCCGCCTTGCCGGGCGTGACGGTCTACCCGAGCGCCGCCAATTTCCTGCTGGTGCGCGTCGACGATTCCGCCCGTGTGTTCGACGGGGTGCTCGCGCGCAAGGTTTTGATCAAGAACGTGGGTAAAATGCACCCATTGCTGGCCAACTGTCTGCGCGTCACGGTCAGCACTCCCGAAGAGAACGCGCAATTTCTCGCTGCCTTCCAGGCGGCGTTGCAGGATTAA
- the murA gene encoding UDP-N-acetylglucosamine 1-carboxyvinyltransferase gives MDKLEIQGNGPLRGEIRVSGAKNAALPILCAGLLSADTISLDNVPRLQDVGTTLKLLRQMGMKAEQDGTRVTLNGADINSPEAPYELVKTMRASILVLGPLVARFGEARVSLPGGCAIGARPVDQHIKGLQAMGAEISIEHGFIHARAKRLKGARVVTDMITVTGTENLLMAATLADGETVLENAAREPEVTDLANLLVKMGARIEGIGTDRLVIQGVDRLHGASHAVIADRIEAGTFLCAAAATLGDVVLRGVSPHILDTVLDKLREAGAAIEAGEDWIRLTMAQRPQSVSFRTSEYPAFPTDMQAQFMALNSVAGGVARITETIFENRFMHVQELSRLGADIAVEGNTAVVTGVPRLSGAKVMATDLRASASLVIAGLVAEGETVIDRIYHLDRGYDRMEDKLSAVGAKIRRIA, from the coding sequence ATGGACAAACTCGAGATCCAGGGCAATGGCCCGCTGCGAGGCGAGATCCGCGTATCCGGCGCCAAGAACGCCGCGCTGCCGATCCTGTGCGCGGGACTGCTTAGCGCCGACACCATCTCGCTCGACAACGTTCCCAGGCTGCAGGACGTGGGTACCACGCTCAAGCTGCTGCGCCAGATGGGCATGAAGGCCGAGCAGGACGGCACGCGCGTGACGCTCAACGGCGCCGACATCAACTCGCCCGAGGCTCCCTACGAGCTGGTCAAGACCATGCGCGCTTCGATCCTGGTGCTGGGCCCGCTGGTGGCGCGTTTTGGTGAAGCGCGCGTGTCGTTGCCCGGCGGCTGCGCCATTGGCGCGCGCCCGGTCGACCAGCACATCAAGGGCCTGCAGGCCATGGGGGCCGAGATCAGCATCGAGCACGGCTTTATCCATGCCCGCGCCAAGCGCCTGAAGGGCGCGCGCGTGGTGACCGACATGATCACCGTGACCGGCACCGAGAACCTGCTGATGGCCGCCACGCTGGCCGACGGCGAGACCGTGCTCGAGAACGCCGCGCGTGAGCCCGAAGTGACCGACCTGGCCAACCTGCTGGTCAAGATGGGGGCTCGTATCGAGGGAATCGGCACCGACCGCCTGGTGATCCAGGGCGTGGATCGCCTGCATGGCGCCAGCCACGCCGTGATCGCCGACCGCATCGAGGCTGGCACCTTCCTGTGCGCGGCCGCCGCCACGCTGGGCGATGTGGTGCTGCGCGGCGTGTCGCCACATATCCTGGACACGGTGCTCGACAAGCTGCGCGAAGCCGGCGCCGCCATCGAGGCCGGTGAAGACTGGATCCGCCTGACGATGGCCCAGCGCCCGCAGTCGGTGAGTTTCCGTACCTCCGAATACCCGGCCTTCCCAACCGACATGCAGGCGCAGTTCATGGCGCTGAACAGCGTGGCCGGCGGCGTGGCCCGCATTACCGAAACCATCTTCGAGAACCGCTTCATGCACGTGCAGGAGCTGAGCCGGCTGGGCGCCGACATCGCGGTCGAAGGCAATACCGCGGTGGTCACCGGCGTGCCCCGGCTGTCGGGCGCCAAGGTGATGGCGACCGACCTGCGCGCCTCCGCCAGCCTGGTGATCGCCGGCCTGGTGGCCGAGGGCGAGACCGTGATCGACCGCATCTATCACCTTGATCGTGGCTATGACCGCATGGAAGACAAGCTGTCGGCCGTGGGCGCCAAGATCCGCCGCATCGCCTGA
- the hisG gene encoding ATP phosphoribosyltransferase: MSPSPTQLTLALSKGRIFTETMPLLEAAGIHVTEDPETSRKLILPTSDPDVRVIIVRASDVPTYVQYGAADFGVAGKDVLMEHGMAGLYAPIDLNIAKCRMSVATSAGFDYASAVRQGARLAVATKYVQTAREHFAKKGVHVDLIKLYGSMELGPLVGLADAIVDLVSTGGTLRANNLVEVEEIVQISSRLVVNQAALKLKRERLAPILDAFERASAALA; encoded by the coding sequence ATGAGCCCCTCCCCGACCCAGTTGACGCTGGCCCTCTCCAAGGGCCGGATCTTCACCGAAACCATGCCGCTGCTCGAGGCGGCCGGCATCCACGTCACCGAGGATCCGGAGACCTCGCGCAAGCTGATCCTGCCCACCTCCGATCCGGACGTGCGCGTCATCATCGTGCGCGCCTCCGATGTGCCGACCTACGTGCAATACGGCGCGGCCGACTTCGGCGTGGCTGGCAAGGACGTGCTGATGGAACACGGCATGGCCGGGCTCTACGCACCGATCGACCTGAATATCGCCAAGTGCCGCATGTCGGTTGCAACCTCGGCCGGCTTCGACTACGCCAGCGCGGTGCGCCAGGGCGCGCGGCTGGCCGTGGCCACCAAATATGTGCAGACCGCGCGCGAGCACTTCGCCAAGAAGGGCGTGCACGTGGACCTGATCAAGCTGTATGGCTCGATGGAACTCGGGCCGCTGGTGGGACTGGCCGACGCCATCGTCGACCTGGTCAGCACCGGGGGGACCTTGCGCGCCAACAACCTGGTCGAAGTGGAAGAGATCGTGCAGATATCGTCGCGCCTGGTGGTCAACCAGGCTGCCCTCAAACTCAAGCGTGAGCGGCTTGCCCCGATTCTCGACGCGTTTGAACGGGCCTCCGCCGCGCTGGCCTGA
- a CDS encoding YchE family NAAT transporter, producing the protein MDTLKSFISLLALINPIGAIPFFISLTTQQTEEEKRHTIKIASISVATVVGISALLGQQIIEFFNISVASLQVGGGLIMIMMAMNMLNAQTSRTKATPEEEDEAEAKASIAVVPLALPLLTGPGSISTVIVYAGKTQHWYQLLILVGIGIALGAVVYIVFRAADPIARVIGRTGINIGTRLMGLILSALAVEFIVDGLKTLLPVLKS; encoded by the coding sequence ATGGATACGCTTAAGTCGTTCATCTCGCTGCTGGCGCTGATCAACCCGATCGGGGCCATCCCGTTCTTCATCAGCCTGACTACCCAGCAGACCGAGGAAGAAAAGCGGCATACCATCAAGATCGCGTCGATCTCGGTGGCGACGGTAGTGGGCATTTCCGCCTTGCTGGGCCAGCAGATCATTGAGTTCTTCAATATCTCGGTGGCCTCGCTCCAGGTGGGCGGTGGCCTCATCATGATCATGATGGCGATGAACATGCTGAACGCCCAGACCAGCCGCACCAAGGCGACGCCCGAGGAAGAGGACGAGGCGGAAGCCAAGGCCAGCATCGCGGTGGTGCCGCTGGCGCTGCCCTTGCTGACTGGGCCTGGCTCGATCAGCACGGTAATCGTCTATGCCGGCAAGACCCAGCACTGGTACCAGTTGCTGATTCTGGTCGGAATTGGGATCGCGCTTGGTGCAGTGGTATATATAGTATTCCGCGCGGCGGACCCGATCGCGCGCGTGATCGGCCGCACTGGCATCAATATCGGCACGCGCCTGATGGGACTGATCCTATCGGCGCTGGCCGTGGAATTCATTGTGGACGGGCTTAAGACATTGTTGCCTGTTTTGAAATCATGA
- the hisH gene encoding imidazole glycerol phosphate synthase subunit HisH: MTTIAIVDYGMGNLRSVAQALRAAAPEADVQVVDQPEAIRAADRVVLPGQGAMPDCMGALGASGLQQAVIEAAASKPMLGVCVGEQMLFDFSKESRAQDGSTPCLGLLPGEVIRFELEGMTQPDGSRYKVPQMGWNRVRQARAHPLWAGIPDESWFYFVHSYYVHAQDPAHIAGETDYGVLFTSAVARDNIFATQFHPEKSAAMGLQLYRNFVHWNP, translated from the coding sequence ATGACTACCATAGCAATTGTGGATTACGGCATGGGCAACCTGCGCTCGGTGGCACAGGCCCTGCGTGCGGCGGCGCCCGAGGCGGACGTGCAGGTGGTGGACCAGCCCGAGGCGATCCGCGCGGCGGACCGTGTGGTGCTGCCCGGCCAGGGGGCGATGCCCGACTGCATGGGCGCGCTGGGCGCGTCCGGCCTGCAGCAGGCGGTGATCGAGGCCGCTGCCAGCAAGCCGATGCTGGGCGTGTGCGTTGGCGAACAGATGCTGTTCGACTTCAGCAAGGAAAGTAGGGCGCAGGACGGCAGCACGCCTTGCCTGGGGCTGTTGCCCGGCGAGGTGATCCGCTTCGAGCTGGAAGGCATGACCCAGCCGGACGGCTCACGCTACAAGGTGCCGCAGATGGGCTGGAACCGGGTGCGGCAAGCGCGCGCCCATCCGCTGTGGGCTGGCATCCCCGATGAAAGCTGGTTCTATTTCGTGCATAGTTACTACGTGCATGCGCAGGATCCGGCGCATATTGCCGGCGAAACCGACTACGGTGTCTTATTTACGAGCGCGGTAGCGCGCGATAATATTTTTGCCACGCAGTTCCACCCGGAAAAGAGCGCCGCCATGGGCTTGCAGTTGTACCGGAACTTCGTGCATTGGAATCCCTGA
- the hisD gene encoding histidinol dehydrogenase codes for MNENSMENLAIRRLDSTEQGFAAELRKVLAFEAGEDDAIDRAVAQILADVKARGDAAVLEYTQRFDRVEASSMAALEISPAKLEAALEELEPKRRAALETAAARVRAYHEKQKIECGSHSWEYTESDGTVLGQKVTPLDRVGIYVPGGKAAYPSSVLMNAIPARVAGVKEVIMVVPTPGGVRNELVLAAAQIAGVDRVFTIGGAQAVGALAYGTGSLPQVDKIVGPGNAYVAAAKRRVFGTVGIDMIAGPSEILVICDGTTDPDWVAMDLFSQAEHDELAQSILLCPDSNYLAQVEESIHRQLDAMPRRDVIRASLSGRGALIRVRDMDEACEIANAIAPEHLEISAENPRHWAEKIRHAGAIFLGRYTSESLGDYCAGPNHVLPTSRTARFSSPLGVYDFQKRSSLIEVSEQGAQMLGQIAAELAYGEGLQAHARSAEYRLRRN; via the coding sequence ATGAACGAAAATTCTATGGAAAACCTCGCAATCCGCCGGCTGGATTCAACCGAGCAGGGCTTTGCCGCCGAGTTGCGCAAGGTACTGGCGTTCGAAGCCGGTGAAGACGACGCCATCGATCGCGCCGTGGCGCAGATCCTTGCCGATGTAAAGGCACGCGGCGACGCCGCGGTACTGGAGTACACGCAGCGCTTCGATCGTGTGGAAGCCAGTTCCATGGCCGCGCTGGAGATCTCGCCGGCCAAGCTCGAAGCCGCGCTCGAGGAGCTCGAGCCCAAGCGCCGCGCCGCGCTGGAAACCGCGGCGGCGCGCGTGCGCGCCTACCACGAGAAGCAGAAGATCGAGTGCGGCAGCCACAGCTGGGAATACACCGAGTCCGACGGCACCGTGCTGGGACAGAAGGTGACGCCGCTGGACCGCGTCGGCATCTATGTGCCGGGAGGCAAGGCCGCGTATCCGTCGTCCGTGCTGATGAACGCCATCCCCGCACGCGTGGCCGGCGTCAAGGAAGTCATCATGGTCGTGCCCACGCCGGGCGGCGTGCGCAACGAGCTGGTGCTGGCCGCGGCGCAGATCGCCGGCGTGGACCGCGTGTTTACCATCGGCGGCGCGCAGGCGGTTGGCGCGCTGGCTTACGGCACGGGCTCACTGCCCCAGGTAGACAAGATCGTTGGCCCGGGCAACGCCTATGTGGCGGCGGCCAAGCGCCGCGTGTTCGGCACCGTTGGCATCGACATGATCGCCGGCCCGTCCGAGATCCTGGTGATCTGCGACGGCACCACTGATCCGGACTGGGTGGCGATGGACCTGTTCTCGCAGGCCGAGCACGATGAGCTCGCGCAGTCCATTTTGCTGTGCCCGGACTCGAACTACCTGGCCCAGGTGGAAGAAAGCATCCACCGCCAGCTTGACGCCATGCCGCGCCGCGACGTCATCCGTGCGTCGCTGTCCGGGCGCGGCGCGCTGATCCGGGTACGCGACATGGACGAGGCCTGCGAGATCGCCAACGCGATCGCGCCGGAGCACCTGGAGATTTCCGCCGAGAACCCGCGCCACTGGGCCGAGAAGATCCGCCACGCCGGCGCCATCTTCCTGGGCCGCTATACCAGCGAGTCGCTGGGCGACTATTGTGCGGGGCCCAACCACGTGCTGCCGACCTCGCGCACCGCGCGTTTCTCGTCGCCGCTGGGCGTGTACGACTTCCAGAAGCGCTCCAGCCTGATCGAAGTGAGCGAGCAGGGCGCCCAGATGCTGGGCCAGATCGCCGCCGAGCTGGCCTATGGCGAGGGCTTGCAGGCCCACGCCCGCAGCGCCGAGTATCGCCTCAGGCGTAACTGA
- a CDS encoding phosphoribosyl-ATP diphosphatase → MSEQHLSSADVLARLAAVLESRKPENGGDPDKSYVARLFHKGDDAILKKIGEEATETVMAAKDARAAGLGPEAVGKVVYEVADLWFHSMVLLARFGLKPADVVNELARREGLSGLEEKAQRKADGG, encoded by the coding sequence ATGAGCGAACAACACTTGAGCAGCGCGGACGTGCTGGCCCGCCTGGCCGCCGTGCTGGAGTCGCGCAAGCCGGAGAATGGCGGCGACCCCGACAAATCTTACGTGGCACGCCTGTTCCACAAGGGTGACGACGCCATCCTGAAGAAGATCGGCGAGGAAGCCACCGAAACCGTGATGGCTGCCAAGGATGCTCGCGCTGCCGGCCTGGGTCCGGAGGCGGTCGGCAAGGTGGTGTACGAGGTGGCCGATCTCTGGTTCCACAGCATGGTGCTGCTCGCCCGTTTCGGCCTGAAGCCGGCCGACGTGGTCAACGAGCTGGCTCGCCGCGAAGGACTGTCCGGTCTTGAGGAAAAAGCACAGCGCAAGGCCGACGGCGGTTGA
- a CDS encoding BolA family protein, whose product MLPTPQQVSDYIAQGLPCEHLEVEGDGQHFFATIVSAQFDGKRLIQRHQQVYAALGDRMRAEIHALSMKTLTPAEWQAQAGEGKQ is encoded by the coding sequence ATGCTGCCTACACCCCAACAAGTCAGTGACTACATCGCCCAAGGGCTGCCCTGCGAACACCTGGAAGTGGAGGGCGACGGCCAGCACTTCTTTGCCACCATCGTCAGCGCCCAGTTTGACGGCAAGCGCCTGATCCAGCGGCACCAGCAGGTCTATGCCGCGCTGGGCGACCGCATGCGCGCCGAGATCCACGCGCTGTCGATGAAGACGCTGACGCCGGCCGAATGGCAGGCGCAGGCGGGCGAGGGAAAGCAGTAA
- the hisA gene encoding 1-(5-phosphoribosyl)-5-[(5-phosphoribosylamino)methylideneamino]imidazole-4-carboxamide isomerase, translating to MLLIPAIDLKDGQCVRLKQGDMDQATVFSEDPAAMARHWVEQGARRLHLVDLNGAFVGKPRNEAAIKAIIAEVGDEIPIQLGGGIRDLNTIERWLDGGLSYVIIGTAAVKNPGFLKDACTAFGGHIIVGLDAREGKVATDGWSKLTGHEVADLARKYEDYGVEAIIYTDIGRDGMLQGINIDATVKLAQSATIPVIASGGLSNLADIERLCSVQKDGVEGVICGRAIYSGDLNFAEAQALADKLGAEQ from the coding sequence ATGTTGCTCATTCCGGCCATCGACCTGAAGGACGGTCAATGTGTACGCCTTAAACAAGGCGACATGGACCAGGCCACCGTCTTTTCCGAAGATCCCGCCGCCATGGCACGTCACTGGGTGGAGCAGGGCGCACGGCGCCTGCACCTGGTCGACCTCAATGGTGCGTTCGTGGGCAAGCCCCGCAATGAAGCTGCCATCAAGGCCATCATCGCCGAGGTGGGCGATGAGATCCCGATCCAGCTCGGCGGCGGCATCCGCGACCTGAACACCATCGAGCGCTGGCTCGACGGCGGCCTGTCGTACGTGATCATCGGCACGGCCGCGGTCAAGAATCCCGGGTTCCTCAAGGATGCCTGCACGGCGTTCGGCGGCCATATCATCGTCGGCCTGGATGCTCGTGAAGGCAAGGTTGCCACCGACGGCTGGAGCAAGCTGACCGGCCACGAAGTCGCCGACCTCGCGCGCAAGTACGAGGACTACGGTGTGGAAGCCATCATCTACACCGACATCGGCCGCGACGGCATGCTGCAGGGCATCAATATCGATGCCACCGTCAAGCTGGCGCAGTCGGCGACGATTCCGGTGATCGCCAGCGGCGGGCTGTCCAACCTGGCCGACATCGAACGTCTGTGCAGTGTGCAAAAGGATGGTGTCGAGGGCGTCATCTGCGGCCGCGCGATCTATTCGGGCGACCTCAATTTCGCCGAAGCCCAGGCGCTTGCCGACAAGCTCGGCGCCGAGCAGTAA
- the hisF gene encoding imidazole glycerol phosphate synthase subunit HisF — translation MLAKRIIPCLDVTNGRVVKGVNFVELRDAGDPVEIARRYDEQGADEITFLDITATSDGRDLILHIIEAVASQVFIPLTVGGGVRAVEDVRRLLNAGADKISVNSSAIANPQLVSDATARYGSQCIVVAIDAKRSSAPGEPARWEVFTHGGRKAIGLDAVAWACEMAARGAGELLLTSMDRDGTKSGFDLELTRAVSDAVSVPVIASGGVGGLKDLADGIKLGHADAVLAASIFHYGEHTVGEAKAFMAREGIPVRI, via the coding sequence ATGCTAGCCAAACGTATCATCCCCTGCCTCGACGTGACCAACGGGCGGGTGGTCAAGGGTGTCAACTTCGTCGAATTGCGCGACGCGGGCGACCCGGTCGAGATCGCCCGCCGTTACGACGAGCAGGGTGCCGATGAAATCACTTTTCTTGACATCACCGCGACCAGCGACGGCCGCGACCTGATCCTGCACATCATCGAGGCGGTGGCCTCCCAGGTCTTCATCCCGCTGACGGTAGGTGGCGGCGTGCGCGCCGTGGAAGACGTGCGCCGCCTGCTCAATGCCGGTGCGGACAAGATCAGCGTCAACTCCTCGGCCATCGCCAACCCGCAACTGGTGTCGGACGCCACTGCGCGCTACGGGTCGCAGTGCATCGTGGTCGCGATCGACGCCAAGCGCAGCTCCGCGCCCGGCGAGCCGGCGCGCTGGGAAGTCTTCACCCACGGCGGGCGCAAGGCCATCGGCCTGGACGCCGTGGCATGGGCATGCGAGATGGCCGCGCGCGGCGCCGGCGAGCTGCTGCTCACCAGCATGGACCGCGACGGCACCAAGAGCGGGTTCGACCTTGAGCTCACGCGGGCTGTCAGCGACGCGGTGTCTGTGCCGGTGATCGCCTCGGGTGGCGTGGGCGGCCTGAAGGACCTGGCCGACGGCATCAAGCTGGGGCACGCCGACGCGGTGCTGGCCGCCAGCATCTTCCACTACGGCGAGCACACCGTTGGCGAAGCAAAGGCATTCATGGCCCGCGAGGGCATTCCGGTGCGAATCTGA